Proteins from a single region of Thermomicrobiales bacterium:
- a CDS encoding cytochrome c, translating into MKRACAVLAVVLLLVVGVACGSSEDAKPATSVVGASTAGASPVATQVEAAATESASEAAPEGTTGGAAPAEGDAENGKSLATSLGCVACHSVDGSALVGPTWKGVYGHEVTLTDGSKVTVDDAYIHESIVDPNAKVVEGFAPIMPSFKGQVDDQQIADIIAYIKTLQ; encoded by the coding sequence ATGAAACGTGCATGTGCGGTACTCGCCGTAGTACTGCTGCTTGTCGTTGGGGTTGCCTGCGGCAGTAGCGAGGATGCCAAGCCGGCAACGTCGGTCGTTGGTGCCTCAACTGCTGGCGCATCTCCGGTAGCCACTCAGGTTGAAGCGGCCGCGACCGAGTCGGCGTCCGAGGCGGCACCTGAGGGCACAACCGGCGGCGCAGCTCCGGCAGAGGGTGACGCGGAAAATGGGAAGTCCCTGGCAACCAGCCTGGGCTGCGTGGCCTGCCACTCTGTCGATGGCTCGGCACTGGTTGGCCCGACGTGGAAGGGTGTGTACGGCCACGAGGTCACGCTGACCGATGGCTCGAAGGTCACCGTCGACGATGCCTACATCCACGAGTCGATTGTCGATCCGAACGCAAAGGTCGTTGAAGGCTTCGCACCGATCATGCCAAGCTTCAAGGGCCAGGTCGATGACCAGCAGATCGCTGATATCATCGCCTATATCAAGACATTGCAGTAA
- a CDS encoding nitrous oxide reductase accessory protein NosL: protein MTTRLLRLPGLLILIVLTAITLAGCGGEARADQPPEIKYGVDTCSRCHMIISEEKYASGLVASDGTTMIFDDIGEMIATVQDDGLNERRVWVHDFDSVEWIDGTTAFYVDSHDLMTPMGMGVVAFSSKDAAEKLAAEKSGTVRDWEAMLVEWEMHGHGH, encoded by the coding sequence ATGACCACTCGACTGCTACGATTGCCTGGGCTGCTCATACTGATTGTCCTGACCGCCATAACGCTGGCTGGCTGTGGTGGTGAAGCACGAGCCGACCAGCCACCAGAGATCAAATACGGTGTGGATACATGTAGCCGATGCCATATGATCATCTCGGAAGAGAAGTACGCATCTGGCCTGGTCGCGAGCGACGGCACAACGATGATCTTCGATGACATCGGCGAAATGATCGCGACTGTGCAGGATGACGGGCTCAATGAACGGCGCGTCTGGGTCCACGACTTCGACTCGGTCGAGTGGATCGACGGCACTACCGCGTTCTATGTCGATTCGCACGATCTGATGACCCCAATGGGCATGGGCGTGGTAGCGTTCAGTAGCAAAGATGCAGCCGAGAAGCTGGCTGCAGAAAAGAGCGGTACTGTCCGGGACTGGGAAGCGATGCTCGTGGAATGGGAAATGCACGGGCATGGGCACTAG
- a CDS encoding ABC transporter permease: MLLMVPLIGLTIGAQSIVSDRQDRSLEYMLALPVSPAEVFFGKYLGAALSLVLMLVFGFGWAGVALAARGAAGSPSDFALLVGMTILLGLAMLSVGFLISSFSPQTAAALGIAVSIWLVLIIIGDLGLMGSSLVMRLQPSTLLIATLTNPLDAYKLLSVNVLHTSLEVLGPAGVYAIDRFGSALTTVLFGAIALWIIVPLPVGYWIFRKVDVR; this comes from the coding sequence ATGCTGCTGATGGTGCCGCTGATCGGCCTGACCATCGGCGCGCAGTCGATCGTCAGCGACCGGCAGGACCGCAGCCTGGAGTACATGCTGGCACTGCCGGTCTCACCGGCCGAGGTATTCTTCGGCAAGTACCTCGGCGCGGCGCTGTCGCTCGTGCTGATGCTTGTCTTCGGTTTCGGCTGGGCCGGTGTCGCGCTGGCCGCCCGCGGTGCTGCCGGAAGCCCGTCGGATTTCGCCCTGCTGGTCGGCATGACGATTCTGCTCGGACTGGCGATGCTGAGCGTCGGCTTCCTGATCTCCAGCTTCTCGCCGCAGACAGCGGCTGCGCTGGGCATCGCCGTCTCAATCTGGCTGGTTCTCATCATCATCGGCGATCTCGGCCTGATGGGTAGCTCGCTGGTTATGCGCCTGCAGCCCTCGACGCTCCTCATCGCGACGCTGACGAACCCGCTCGACGCCTACAAGCTGCTGAGTGTCAACGTCCTGCACACCTCGTTGGAGGTACTCGGTCCGGCCGGCGTCTACGCAATCGACCGCTTCGGCTCAGCACTGACAACCGTGCTGTTCGGCGCGATTGCGCTCTGGATCATTGTGCCACTGCCAGTTGGCTACTGGATCTTCCGAAAGGTGGATGTGAGATGA
- a CDS encoding ABC transporter ATP-binding protein, with product MAVDFAAEAFPAVRPRTRFVDDAPLMAAPAIADLPGIAGQSTSQRLVGGAVWLLIGGAALGMILSVRRRSPVAAVTPNESTEAPMSTPAPVAAARPQPDIPSADAVVAVRNVTKRYGRVAAVDAMSFSADRAEAIALWGPNGAGKTTILRCLLGVARYSGDIRINGANPARDGRGARRQVGYVPQDLAPSAMTVAEMVEFVAALKRAPSDEGFAHLEMLGIADARDKTLSALSGGMKQRLALALALIGDPSILLLDEPTANLDAAGRAELLDLLREQKQRGKTLIFSSHRPDDILALADRILLMRAGQLEEIVTPQEFAAATGSESRLIVTLSNGHATEAAETLASLGLSADISGKRLVVTIEHREKARVLSALARRGVEIDDFELERGLWTGQQ from the coding sequence ATGGCGGTCGACTTCGCCGCTGAGGCATTCCCGGCCGTTCGACCACGCACCCGCTTCGTCGATGACGCGCCGTTGATGGCAGCGCCGGCCATTGCCGATCTACCGGGCATTGCTGGGCAATCAACCTCGCAGCGGCTCGTCGGCGGCGCGGTCTGGCTGCTGATCGGCGGCGCGGCGCTCGGGATGATCCTGTCGGTTCGCCGACGATCGCCCGTCGCGGCGGTTACACCCAATGAGTCCACGGAGGCACCCATGAGCACACCAGCCCCGGTCGCGGCAGCGCGTCCGCAGCCGGACATTCCATCGGCGGACGCGGTTGTCGCGGTCCGCAACGTCACCAAGCGCTACGGGCGCGTCGCCGCTGTCGACGCCATGTCGTTCAGCGCCGACCGCGCCGAGGCGATTGCGCTCTGGGGGCCGAACGGCGCCGGGAAGACGACGATCCTGCGCTGCCTCCTCGGCGTCGCGCGCTATAGTGGCGACATCCGCATCAACGGCGCAAACCCGGCTCGGGATGGCCGCGGGGCGCGGCGACAGGTCGGCTACGTCCCACAGGACCTCGCCCCCTCGGCGATGACCGTCGCCGAGATGGTCGAGTTCGTAGCGGCGCTCAAGCGCGCACCATCCGACGAGGGCTTCGCGCACCTGGAGATGCTGGGGATCGCTGACGCTCGCGATAAGACGCTGAGCGCGCTCTCCGGCGGCATGAAGCAGCGCCTCGCGCTCGCGCTGGCGCTGATCGGCGACCCGTCGATCCTGCTGCTGGACGAGCCGACCGCCAATCTGGATGCGGCTGGCCGCGCCGAACTGCTCGATCTGCTGCGCGAGCAGAAGCAGCGCGGCAAGACACTCATCTTTTCATCGCACCGACCGGACGACATTCTGGCGCTGGCCGATCGCATCCTGCTGATGCGCGCCGGCCAGCTGGAAGAGATCGTCACGCCGCAGGAGTTCGCGGCAGCGACCGGCAGCGAGTCGCGCCTGATCGTTACGCTCTCGAATGGCCACGCGACCGAGGCCGCCGAGACGCTGGCGAGCCTGGGCCTGTCGGCGGATATCTCCGGGAAGCGTCTGGTAGTGACGATCGAGCATCGCGAGAAGGCGCGGGTGCTCTCGGCACTCGCCCGCCGTGGCGTTGAGATCGATGACTTTGAGCTGGAGCGAGGACTATGGACTGGTCAGCAGTAA
- the nosD gene encoding nitrous oxide reductase family maturation protein NosD — MTARLNRATSRIIVVAAILLIVGIPWPMPVSAATEAPDLVVCATCEVTTLQDALAQAPDGARIEVRGGSYAAPLVIDRDVELIGIDRPVIDGGGEGTIIHATGAAVTISGFIIRGTGTTLDHEDSGILVEKGHATIVDNIIEDSLFGIYLKESPGSILRDNIVRSKPLPIALRGDGVKVWYSDDMVIEGNQADDGRDVILWYSNRGIVRNNEFNGGRYGLHLMFSDSATVEYNSLSQNSIGLYIMYSRDAIVRGNILSNNHGPSGGGLGLKDVDGLTVEANRFVNNRIGAQVDTSPREPNIEHYWIGNVFAYNEVALGIMPSVKRNTLTENSFIDNVQNVTILGGGELKGITWSVDGRGNYWSDYAGYDANGDGVGDVPYLSQHLFESLMDDHPQLRLFLFQPGRDGGRLRR; from the coding sequence CTTAACCGGGCAACCTCCCGGATCATCGTTGTTGCCGCCATCCTGCTGATCGTTGGCATCCCCTGGCCGATGCCCGTCTCGGCCGCGACCGAAGCTCCCGATCTGGTCGTCTGCGCGACCTGCGAAGTCACCACGCTGCAGGATGCACTGGCGCAAGCGCCGGACGGTGCCCGCATCGAGGTGCGCGGCGGCAGCTACGCAGCCCCGCTCGTGATCGACCGCGATGTCGAGCTGATCGGCATCGACCGACCGGTGATCGACGGCGGCGGTGAAGGTACGATCATCCACGCAACCGGCGCGGCCGTCACCATCAGCGGCTTCATCATCCGCGGCACCGGCACGACCCTCGACCACGAGGACAGCGGGATTCTGGTCGAGAAGGGGCATGCGACAATCGTCGACAACATCATCGAGGACAGCCTCTTCGGCATCTACCTGAAGGAATCCCCCGGCAGCATCCTGCGCGACAACATCGTGCGCTCCAAGCCCCTGCCAATCGCCCTGCGCGGCGATGGCGTCAAGGTCTGGTATAGCGACGACATGGTCATCGAGGGCAACCAGGCCGACGATGGCCGCGATGTCATCCTCTGGTATTCAAACCGCGGGATCGTGCGCAACAACGAGTTCAATGGCGGACGCTACGGCCTGCACCTGATGTTCAGCGACAGCGCGACAGTCGAGTACAACTCGCTCTCCCAGAACTCGATCGGCCTCTACATCATGTACAGCCGCGACGCGATCGTGCGCGGCAACATCCTCTCGAACAACCACGGGCCGAGCGGCGGTGGACTGGGTCTGAAAGATGTCGACGGGCTGACCGTCGAGGCCAACCGCTTTGTCAATAACCGCATCGGTGCGCAGGTCGACACCTCTCCGCGTGAGCCGAACATCGAGCACTACTGGATCGGCAACGTCTTCGCCTACAACGAGGTCGCGCTGGGCATCATGCCCTCGGTGAAGCGCAATACACTGACCGAGAACTCCTTCATTGATAATGTGCAGAACGTGACCATCCTCGGTGGCGGCGAGCTGAAGGGCATCACCTGGTCGGTCGACGGGCGCGGTAACTACTGGAGCGACTACGCCGGCTACGACGCCAACGGCGATGGCGTCGGCGATGTGCCGTACCTGTCGCAGCACCTCTTCGAATCGCTGATGGACGATCACCCGCAGCTGCGGCTGTTCCTGTTCCAGCCCGGCCGCGATGGCGGTCGACTTCGCCGCTGA